A stretch of the Panicum virgatum strain AP13 chromosome 9N, P.virgatum_v5, whole genome shotgun sequence genome encodes the following:
- the LOC120692380 gene encoding probable 2-oxoglutarate-dependent dioxygenase AOP1 — MAIPKVDLCRLDPSSPGWASARATVTVSMVEHGCVVVACDALGAELRRALFERCMPELFEFPAETKQRNVSADSALRGYVGKLPGLDFESFNVAEITEPRSVRDFSSIFWPHGNPEFCDTVISFVSNLLELEHTVEKMTLEGLGVREETIAAHRQTLTHSLRLSHYGVPEESKMGVTLPRHTDPSFTTAIVQHEVEGLEVQAKDGSCWITIPPEADTITIIAGDLLTVVTNGRVPACVHRVKTASNRERFSVLFTVVAKNGAVLSAMDELVDPDHPLMYNPLKIDEYMLFRYSEEAFKLSDPLEEFCGVHKSGSSTE; from the exons ATGGCGATTCCCAAGGTCGACCTGTGCAGGCTGGATCCCAGCAGCCCTGGATGGGCCTCAGCTCGTGCTACGGTGACGGTGTCCATGGTGGAGCACGGCTGTGTTGTCGTCGCGTGCGACGCGCTCggcgcggagctccggcgggccCTGTTCGAGCGTTGCATGCCGGAGCTCTTTGAGTTCCCCGCCGAGACCAAGCAGCGGAACGTCTCAGCCGACTCTGCGTTGAGGGGCTACGTCGGGAAGCTTCCCGGCCTGGACTTCGAGAGCTTCAATGTCGCAGAGATCACGGAGCCCCGCAGTGTCCGTGACTTCAGCAGCATCTTCTGGCCGCATGGAAACCCGGAGTTCTG CGACACAGTCATTTCATTCGTCAGTAACCTACTCGAACTGGAGCATACGGTGGAGAAGATGACCCTGGAAGGCCTCGGCGTCCGGGAAGAGACCATTGCTGCCCACCGCCAGACGCTCACCCACAGTCTTCGCCTGTCACACTACGGCGTGCCGGAGGAGTCGAAGATGGGCGTGACCCTGCCAAGGCACACCGATCCTAGCTTCACGACGGCGATCGTGCAGCATGAGGTGGAAGGCCTCGAGGTGCAGGCTAAGGATGGGAGCTGCTGGATCACCATCCCTCCCGAGGCGGACACGATCACCATCATCGCCGGCGACCTGCTCACA GTGGTAACAAACGGGAGGGTACCCGCGTGCGTTCACCGTGTAAAGACCGCAAGCAATCGCGAACGCTTCTCGGTGCTGTTCACCGTCGTGGCAAAGAACGGAGCTGTGTTGAGTGCCATGGATGAACTTGTCGACCCGGACCATCCTCTGATGTACAACCCCTTGAAGATAGATGAGTACATGCTGTTCCGTTACTCGGAGGAAGCATTTAAGTTAAGCGATCCATTGGAGGAGTTCTGCGGAGTGCACAAGAGTGGATCGTCCACAGAGTGA